The Solanum lycopersicum chromosome 2, SLM_r2.1 DNA window acattttttaaggacaaaaatagtttttaatgaaaataataaatttgtgttaatttattaaagtagataaatgaaataataagataaaattattaaattacaaAGATAtccattaaataataattactatcTCGTATATACAACACCTGGGGCCTTGTATCGGTCGGTTCGATTCGGTTTTAATGTCTTTCGGGTTGGCTTATTGGTTATCGGTTTGTAGAGATGTTATACCGTTATAGAACCATTAAGATATTGAGTTATCGATTTTTGATCGTTATCGGTTCGGTTATCAGTTTAACCATTGAGAtttgacacaaaagaaaaaaatattaaaaatcacttagaaacaaggtgacaaaccaaataaaccatgcaCTCGAGCTCACAAGTTATATTTTGCTAAAAAACAAACACTTTTACATCGTAGAATAATCAAGTGTTTgagacaataaaaaataaaactaggaAATTAAACTCTAAGTCGAGGACTTTATATACcaaatggtataaatataattatttaatttactattggATTATCGGTTAACccgttaaaaaaaaaactttaaacccTTAAGAaccgataacccaataacaaaaaaaaaaattaaaaccattATCAAAAACACTAAACTAATAACCCAACACTATAAACTAATAACTTTTTCATCAATTCAACTTATCAATTTTGATTCGATTTTGCACGGCCCTACCCTAGACACTATTGACTAATGATTTTGAGTCAATAGTGTATGATATGGAATTTGTGTTCGAGTATAGGACTTGGATCAACATCCGGTTAATTGCGACAATTTGCAAAGCCCATGCAAGGGTAAGATTTGCTATTTCTGGGCCTAGCGGAGTCTTCAATAGCTAAGAAATCAAAAATCCTAAAAGAGTAAATTGTacatattgttaatattttttttatatcatcaagatataaaaatttatatcaacgttaaagaattatttttatttggggAATATCATAAGGTTTATTTGcccttttttttgaaatttgcgAAGCAGCGAAAGGAAATAATAAGTGTTCTAGTATTCTCTAGAGTCATCTTTTTAGTTGCCATGCACCGATAAAGGGGATATCTTTATTATCAACCATACACGTATAGTGAATTAAGTTATTaatacttatttattaatttggacCACAAGAAAGTTGAGTCCaatgtaatataaattaaaaaaagactttggaaattaagattttactttaatttgGAAAACAAATGTGTGTATACGTATATTGTTTACTCTTTTTCTTTATGCAAAAATGTGCGCTAAAAGTGAATAATAGAGAACAAGACTGAAAGTACTAACGATTAATTACAACTTAAAATAAACCTTATTTTACTGTTTAAGCTGTTAAACTATACAATATTGTGTAATACTTATCCACATTTGTGtgtaaaattgtttaaaattataCTTTAGTTATAggctaaaaaattattttcaatgttttttttttttaaaaaaaaagtttgacttGATACAAcatttaagtaaataaaaaagacttctcaattttatgatcttaaatcAAATTATCTTAGATGTATCAAAATGTActttaatcttgtgattttgAACATGTCAGataaaaactgaaattaaagCAAGGTGTTTGTCTTTTAGGTCGAGTTgtttacctctcctatgtggtttgcgagctattacATAGAAGCAGAGATTTTTCCCTATGTACACCCCAAGGATAGCGATTGCGGGTTTCCCatgtcattaaaaaataaactgaaATTAAAGGTTATCAGAATAAGAACTGAGTCACTACttttaaaatgactaaaaaaataaatcatagatCCACATTTTTTGCCTATAGAATATAAAATGggtaatattaaaaattagtaGTTATATATTcgtcaataaaaaaatatcatgtgtACAATATAATCATTcgatctttttatttttttttatttcatgcgTTTTTTAGGAAAGTGAGTACACTCACTTTGCCACGTCAGTTCTTAATAATcactttaaaattattaagaCGGTATTTAAACATTTATATAGTTAAAGTACAAAAGTAAATTTGAACACTTAATTCAAAAGTAGTTCGATGTATTTTCTCCttttaaaacaatatatatatatatatatctattaatTTAACGTAAATATCACATTTGTATAGCTATTGCAATCGAAGGGGAACTTgcgaaaaaggagaggagatGACCACCAACTTTCCATCTTTGATTAATTATATCACCATCAAGTCAAGCTTTTTCCCCTCTCAACAAAATCCAAACTAATATCTTCAACAATCTCTGGATCACAATCTTTTACAAAAGcataggtaattaattaattagtggcATAATACACATCATTACCTATATATGGCATTACTTACTTAAACTAATGTGTTTAGCCAATTAAACAATTCCTTAAAATACTAGAAATGCTACTTGACATCGTAGGTTCACTACGTGTCCAACTTATGACTCATTAACCTGTCCTTTTTTACTTATTCTAATGCGCCATTATCCCCAAATTACAACCCCAGAAGCTTCGATCTTCTCtgcttaaaatattaattaaggcTGCTAGCTGCATTAttagtacttaattaattatgtttaaaacTTACGGCCGAGGCTTACGCACATCAACATTTGTTACAAAAGCATTGGTTAATAAGCCATTTTCAAGGGAACATGCCAACAACCAAGCActaacttcaattttttcacGGCTTAGTCCGAGGTCATTAGGCTTTCgaatttaacttttatatattgATAGTGTAAAATAAACGTTATTATGTTATTagattattaataaataatacacaTAAGCATAtactataaatcataataatggAAAAAAGAGCATGTTCTCTTTTGCTACAAAACTATCGATTACGACATATTTAAatgagttaaatttttttataatactgTCGATATATATAAGTTAATCAGTGTATAATTGAAGCATGCATGCAGTTAAATTCTGTTACGGAATTGCTAATGCTAAATCCAAATATATACTTATCATATATCAAGGAATATTTGTCCTTAATTATCTTTGTTGGTACGGTTCTAATAAGATTTCCAAGGCACACTTGTTTCTCACTAGTAGGTTAATAATCATGTGAGGTGCACCATGGGATAACACATGGCAGATATCACGAGGTGTAACGAAAGATttggtaataaaaataattatatgatacTATCTGacttaacataaaatttaattcaaataaaaaaaattttaaaatttataatttaaaatgaatttttaatacTAAGTAATTATCTGagtaaaaatcattttattaatattataattaaattattgttaattatagAGCGTGAAATCAGTATCGCTAGTGCTTTTAAAGTTAGTGAGGTCAGATTAATGCATTAAAAAAGACGGTAAATTGACAGGGTGATGAGAGTATATATATGGTAGAGTAGCCTGTGACTAATTCTGTCATACAAACAGGAGACAACATATTACTAattagtaaatcaagaagatttAATTAGTGAAAGTTACTTAGCAATTTTATTACTtcattaaccaaaaaaaatggtTAGAGGAATGATGGGTTGGGGTGTTAATACTGATGAACAAGGATGGAGAAAAGGACCTTGGACTCCTGAAGAGGATAAGCTTCTCTCTGAGTATGTTAATTTGCATGGTGAGGGAAGATGGAGTTCTGTATCTCGTTGTGCaggtattaattataaatattgaattttatttctttatgttTTGATACGACGTTTTTAAGTTGTTACAAAATATGAATGTTCGTTCGTTCGATCGTTCAGGATTGAACAGGACTGGGAAGAGTTGTAGACTAAGATGGGTGAATTACTTGAGGCCTGGACTTAAAAGAGGTCACATAACACCTCAAGAGGAAGGgattattattgaattacatGCTTTGTGGGGCAACAAGTAAGTAGATCAATTCTTTCTAggatatttaaattttccttTGGTTCGTTTGATGATTAATTCGTTGATGATATGGTAATGTATAGATGGTCAACAATAGCACGTTACTTGCCTGGAAGGACAGATAACGAGATAAAAAATTACTGGAGAACACATTTCAAGACAAAAGTAAAAGTTCCTGTAAAGCAAGATAAAAAGAGAATTCTGAGGCAGATGAGAAACCAAACACAGCAAAATTATACAAACGTATCCACAACGGACATGTCACCTCAAGCAGAAGAAGTGATCATGATCAAGAGCGATGACGATAACATGTTCagtattaattataataacgATGAGGATCCGGTTGAGTTGCCACCAGTGACAACTATTTCAGACACATGGACGGAGAATTTTCCGATGGATGGGTTGTGGAACATAGATGATGAGTTGAAGGTGGCAATTCAAAATCAAGCAGCTACTGCTAATTGTTCTTACGGAACTGATTATGCAGTAAACTTATATAATGGAGGttttattttctgaaaaataaaagCGTTCATAATGGAACTAAGTAATTAATTAGTCAGATGGTACGTGTATGTTCAAAATGcttttaattttgaagaaaaagattTGGTACAGTACAAGTGATTGATTATGGTTCTGTATGATGATTTGTATTTAATTAACATGATTAGTGAATTTGATGAATATCCAAAATCAACTTCTTTTATAGCTATCGAGAGTATAATCTGAGTGTTTCATTTGATTTGATTCTAAGTTATGATAATCTTTGAACTGGAATAAATTGACTTCTATTAGCTAGCTAACTATAGGGTTAATGAATACCAATAATTTGAATGTGTCATTTTGTTACctatctcttttatttcattcatcatttctttctttatatttattcatatttcacACTATagaaccaaaaaaaagaagagcaaAACTCAGACAATGATACAAATATcactacataaaaaattaagttttagcggcaattaattaGCAATCACtgctatatatatacttgtagcGGTAATTAACACTTTTTATATGTCCCTAAAAGCTTTAGCGACATTGGATCTAATGACACTTTAACTAATGCCGGTAAAAACTTTAGCACTCTTTTTTATGTGTCTATTCATTActgctaaaagttatttttatcatagtatatgatgaactactaaaaatacaaattaaccgttaaattgaaaagtaaaaaaaaaaatcacacatgagaatattaaatatacttctatataaattttattgtaataaaaaaattaataatcaacaatataaatttaaaatcaattttttcactTCCGTCCATAAAAAGGATATATCTTAATAAtttatgtaacaaaaaaaatagggcaactttcacatatagcaaataaaaaatttatatttgtatgctataacaaagtttgcataattgcgctccatagcaaatatagaaactgtataattcgctatacatatagcGTTGaagcaaattatataaaacaaagtgtataaaacaagaaagagaaagacaattGAGCAcagaactgtataaaaatgaagtatacaaaacaaattgtattattataagtgtatagaacgattatatacaatttgaatttgtataaaatgagaaagagagaaagacaaaagagacttgacaaggaatatacaattgaatcgaattgtataaaacgagaaagagataaattagatacaatttgaaaattgtataaaacaagaaagagagaaaggcaaaagaaactgggcagatgagtatttttattgtataactATAAGTGTagaggacgaaaatatatgtacttgcatgtgtatatacaattttctcacactttatacaaacagaaacacaatttatacatttcgcttctgtttgtataagtgagaaaggcgacgGTGGCGatcgagatttgggagagtggcgagcgagatctagaagaggggagagaggggaacaaaattatatgtatttatacaattttttctgctttatacaattaaatttttttttatatacttgtgtttgtataaaaagtgaggaagcgagcaagagattggaggagagtggcgagcgagatatttgggagagagacgcttgacaatttttttgcaaaCATTTACTATGGAgctcaattaaatcaaaccctagttactccatctattttaggttattagtttgctattatatataattcttccaaaaaaaaatataaggcACTTTATTAACTATCTGTTCTAAATCGAAAATTAAGGAATATACAAAACTTTTTTACCATATTAAAATGGTTATATTCATCTGTATTTAGTTTCAATGAACCACGCCTAAAATGTAAGATGGGTCTTAGATTTTTCGTTTGACTTTGACTACATCGTGTACCAATAATCTTCACCATTTGGAGCGTGTGTGTTGACTTTGACTCTCTCATAATGACACACGTGgataaatttatgatatatttatgatatagtgtgtgtatatatatatatattaagttcaTTGAACTAACTTTCTATGTTAATTAAGTAGTCTAGTGAGTAGCTCAAATCTCTAAAACATCTGAACCGACGACTCCtgttttaaaaaacaatttgaCGAATATGTATTTAATCcttatgtttatatattggtccttaattatttaatgaattgtGACATAAATTGTATGCTCAAATTgtgtattgaattattatttttatgtggtCCTAAATTGCACTTGCCACAATGTCACGTGAATGTGATAATTATATATGGTCATTTAAGGAAAACAAGAGTCAAATCAAGATTGATATCTGGAatatatatgttccaaaatCAGATTGGAAATTTAAATCAGTTTTCTGTGCCTTTCATAAATTTAGGAAAGCTGTTTAAGTAATACCCAAAAGACTTATCACTGTGAGTGGTTTAATAGCAAGAATCGATGTCATAAGTTAATTACCTTCAACATTAATCAATTTTTCGATCTTacctttaaaaaaatcaaccactatatattttgaagtttcaaacttttttatataaaactcAAGATTACGATATCTGTTGTGATTTTTGTAACTCTAGCCTATAtaatagggataatgcccaagtaccccctcaacctatgcccgaaatttcagagacacacttatactatattaaggtcctattacccccttgaacttattttattaataattttttacccctttttagcttacgtggcactatcttgtaggcccaacgatggttgacttctTTTTTagactagtgtcacgtaggctaaaaaggggtagaaaattacatataaaataagttcaggagggtaataggaccttagtatagtataagtgtatctctgggATTTCgtacataggttgagggggtacttggatattttccctatataataacatatgtggataaatttatgatatagctataaaatcaatttttttttattttctcctaatAAATAGATCTTTATGCATATATCGCTGTTTGGGAATTGGGATGATGTATTTAATTTGatgttggaaaaaaaaaagaagatgcaAACCATATGtcttatgtattattatttaataatatatatacatagctTGTGTTTTAGCATGGTATTGGTCTCTTTCCACATAATAGAGCTATTGACATTTTGTTTTTTGACCAAATCTGTCATTCCAAATATATTTGCATATTTAAcatatgcttttttttttaatcaaaaaattaaaataaatacagaTATAGCCAAGTTTTACAGCATGCATGATTCATGAACAATGTATAGCTTTGTGTTTGTTAGCCATCAATTACTAGAATGTTATACCACCTCTATACGtactatatgtatatattgtcTTGCTAACAATGTATAGTTTTGTGTTTGTTAGCCATCAATTAATCAACACATTTTACCAACATATTATTCCTCAACTATTGACAAATACACACATAACCCATTTCCCAAAATCCAATAGCATATTTAGACCTTTTTTGGCCTTCCCAAAATTCAAAAGATCTACTAGGAGTAATATAGATTAAGACACGACACGTATGTCCCAAAAAATATACACCCCTATATATGATATTaactctttttaattttttaaaaaaatctattttctagTAATTAAGTACACCAATCAtgttatgcatatatataattaggTATTAAGGAATGTTTATacatttttgttatattattagCCTTAATCTTCTTTTGGAGTCACAGAATTTCATATAAGTGACCATTATTAATTACTTTCCTAATGTATTCAAATTGCAGAATGTCGAACATGTTCAATTTCgggaaaaatataattcaacGTAACCCTTCAATTTTTGAATagaaaaatttcttgaaaattagaCCTCAAAATTCATTGACCATTAAGCACTATTAGGGGTCATTTGGTGTTATGGataagattaattaattttagaataactttTTAGTGGACTTTAATTCATTGTTTGGTTGCAAAGCAAAGGTAGAAATAACATATCTCAGGATTAATCATTAGTCTTGAGATAAGTTATTGCTCAGTGGGGGTGGTATAGTAATCTCGGGATAAATTATTTTGGGGTAAAGTGTGTAAATTAACAGAAATATCCCCATAAACTCTCTTTTATGCACTACTTTTACATTTAtacatattaacataatttttaacaacatttataataacattcacaatcttaattatttgttgtttttagggaaaatacccaagtaccccctcaacctatgcccgaaatcccagagacacacttatactatactaatgtcctattacccccctgaacttattttataagtaattttctaccccttttttgcctacgtggcactagtttgaaaaaaaaagtcaaccatcgttggacccacaagatagtgccacgtaggccgaaaaggtgtaaaaaattattaataaaataagttcaggggggtaataggaccttagtatagtataagtgtgtctctgggatttcgggcataggttgagggggtacttgggcattatcccttgtttttatgataaatatatgcttctattaaaaaaatacatttttataaatacaatttttatttatggatatattataagttgaatttatttgcataattattatgtttttatattttgatttctctTACAATGTTCATTCCACTactaaattacatatttttcattaaatagtTTATTACTcacttaaaattatatttatctataACTAAAATTTAGATAACTttagttataaatttttttatactttaataaacttagaatgaaattatttttaagctaaataagatgaaagttatttttacgctaaataagatgaaagaatcttatttttatgttaaataagatgaatattttattttaaagctaaataagatgaaagttTAAGTTAAATGAGAtgaacatttaaattttaatatatacgaCATAATCATggcaatacacacaaaaaaaatatttaagctaaataagaggtaatttttatttgtaagaATGAATAACTAAATcttgtacaaaaaaaaaaaactaaataaggTGAGGGTATTTTTGTAAACAACCAACAActtattctcaaaaaaaataaataataaatattaatttaaatatgacAAACCAAACAAACAACTAATCCCTATACAACATATTCCAGCATAACTAGTATTCAAATCAAACAACCCCTCTATGAAATCCATAAGAcaagaaataaaacaaaattgcaAAACAATCAATAGATTAAGGTCTAATAAGACATAAGTAGATAAGTGAATCGTTGAAGAAGACATTGAATTTTGATATAGTACAACTCCATACCTTTTTATGGTTATTCATGTTAATCTTAGGGTATTCGATATAACTTTACAAGTAAAATCTGTAAAAGATATACATTATTCTTATCTTTATTTAGAAAGATTATTTTTGATTGACTCTCAAATCAAAAATAGTGTAATCGagtatgatttttcaaaaaaacaaaaaaacatcaatataaCAATATGAGCGAAATAAACTAAGTAATAGGCATTgtaaaaaaggaagaaaaagatgCTTATGACTTATCTCCGTTACTGAATTGGTTTTCCTCTTCTCCCTAATAAGCAAAGAGCCAAAGACtaatattgaaatgagttattTCCTCATATGATATTCGACATTAATCCTTTCATCATCAATTAGTTTTTTCGAATGAAGTTAGACTCAAAATCCCTTGTGAAACTTTCAAAAAATTAGGTTTATGAGTTGAGTTGGTTTCAGAATGCTAAAAATAAAatgcataatacatatattgtatCCTAaatttggcttcaaattttaactttgacctctaactttcataatgcacaaacaaacaCTTTGACTATCtaactttcaaataaataaacacatgagtcttACATGACAAAAATATACATACGACACCACGTAGGAcgaaaaatgacatgtaagacatgtgtgtctatttgttcaattttatacaagtttaactgtttaagtgtctacttgtgcacacccaaagtggaagggcataaatgttatttgaagtcaagttaaagccatacaaaataaaaattgaattatgtcTTATTTAAGATGGATAAGTAGTTTagctaaataaatttttgttagtAAGTTTTCCATTTCTATAAATTTACAGTGAAGAAGTGAGTTATTTGCTTACGCATGATATGTACGTAATATCCACTAATACACCGACGCGTGTCCAGCCAATTTAGTACACGCCTTTGTTCTTTCACTGATGGACCGCACAAATGAGAAGCAAAAGCTCCAACAAACTAACCAAGCGCGTGTATCCCAGACAACGAATAGTTGTTGTGCGTGTACTCCACGCGCATCAACAGAAGCGTAAGACTAGTCCCTATAATGCATTGGCTAAATACATGAAACTTGAAAAAGTAGTGGAAATAAGAACCAACCCTAAAGCTCTAAGGTATCTAAATTTGGAGTACCTAAGCAAATCCTAAAGTTAAAACAATGAATCCCTAAAGAAGATAGGAAGAAATGCCATAGATAAAAACAACCCATGTTcactttttctctctctaaacattgaaattcaaccaaaacaaaaaacaaaagttGATAAGaatcctttctttctttctttgtgtgtgtgtgtgtctagCTAGGGTTTGCATTTCTTTCACAATTTTGGTTGTTTCAGTAGGAGAGAAAAGAGGATCTAAGAGTTAGCCAAGAGAAGAAATTAGTGAGAAAATAAAGTAGAAAAAGATCATCAGAGGAAGGAGGGATGGGTAGAGGAAGAGTTGAGCTGAAGAGGATAGAAAACAAGATAAATAGACAAGTCACTTTTGCAAAGAGGAGAAATGGATTGCTCAAAAAAGCTTATGAACTATCTGTGCTTTGTGATGCTGAAGTTGCTCTACTCGTTTTCTCTAATCGTGGAAAACTCTATGAATTCTGCAGCACAaacaagtaattttttttcttctctattctAAGATCTGAAATTAGGATTGAAGCTCTATATTATCAAAGATCTGTTACATACAACATGAAAAATCATACTCCCATCCTAAAGttgttcataaaataaataaaacatatagaTCTTATGTTTTAGTGCGTTTCTCTAGGAGATCACACTATTTTTGTTTCCTTAGTGACTCGAATTCACAATTTTAGAGTTGGAGATGGAGGTTTTTTATCATCCGAGCAACCTCTCGTGTCAGATCCTGAGTTTTAAAATCGAATAAAGTAAGAAAATGCACTTAATATTGTTTAGATCGATCATTAGACAATCTCTTCTTATAAAGAAAAGAGTAAATGGACCGAGTATAATCGTACCTGCAGATCTGAATAACCAGATAAAACGTCTTCCAGTCCTTAATTCTACGCCTTTTTTGATGATGGCAAATAAGACTGATATGATAAAAGACTCATAATATCCTGTTTTTACCTCTGTGATCATAGACATTTGTGATATAAATCAGTCCACCGGGTATTTCTGCGTGCTTCATAAAGTTCattcactttaaaatttatagcTAAATATTgactttaatttataa harbors:
- the LOC101261580 gene encoding MYB-like transcription factor EOBI; this encodes MVRGMMGWGVNTDEQGWRKGPWTPEEDKLLSEYVNLHGEGRWSSVSRCAGLNRTGKSCRLRWVNYLRPGLKRGHITPQEEGIIIELHALWGNKWSTIARYLPGRTDNEIKNYWRTHFKTKVKVPVKQDKKRILRQMRNQTQQNYTNVSTTDMSPQAEEVIMIKSDDDNMFSINYNNDEDPVELPPVTTISDTWTENFPMDGLWNIDDELKVAIQNQAATANCSYGTDYAVNLYNGGFIF